The following coding sequences lie in one Mucilaginibacter sp. KACC 22773 genomic window:
- a CDS encoding RidA family protein: protein MASKISFNTGKIPRLNTFIPQAVIAGGLIYVSGMAGLNPETGKLIDDTFEGQARQAFANIQTILQEAGSNMDNIVKTTIWMVSGQDPTFAAINKIYAEFFPENPPARSAPQVMPFPGGILISVECVALV from the coding sequence ATGGCCTCAAAAATTAGCTTCAATACCGGTAAAATACCGCGTTTAAACACCTTTATCCCACAGGCCGTAATAGCAGGCGGTTTAATATACGTTTCGGGCATGGCGGGGCTAAATCCCGAGACCGGCAAATTGATCGACGATACTTTTGAAGGGCAGGCCCGACAGGCTTTTGCAAACATCCAAACCATATTGCAGGAAGCAGGCAGCAATATGGATAACATCGTAAAAACCACCATCTGGATGGTTAGCGGCCAGGACCCAACCTTTGCAGCCATCAATAAAATTTATGCCGAGTTCTTCCCCGAAAACCCGCCGGCACGCAGCGCCCCGCAGGTGATGCCTTTTCCGGGTGGTATTCTTATTTCGGTGGAGTGTGTGGCGCTGGTGTAA
- a CDS encoding Crp/Fnr family transcriptional regulator: MMMIDSLLTSIQKVITLSPEEIDTVTSLFKEKTYKKGDYFLEEGRICKQVGFVAKGLMRFYINHDGEEKTYDFSQENEFVCNYESFLPQAPSSKNIQALEDSIVFVISHADLQLFYANVRGGERFGRIAIEAVFVKMLQDISSLYAETPELRYERFLKNHADLQQRISQYHIASFVGVKPQSLSRIRKRIFTQF, encoded by the coding sequence ATGATGATGATAGACAGCTTACTAACCAGCATACAAAAGGTGATTACGCTCAGCCCCGAAGAGATAGATACCGTGACCTCTTTGTTTAAGGAAAAAACCTATAAAAAGGGCGACTATTTTTTAGAAGAAGGACGGATTTGCAAACAAGTAGGATTTGTGGCGAAGGGATTAATGCGGTTTTATATTAACCATGACGGAGAAGAAAAAACATATGATTTCTCGCAGGAAAATGAATTTGTATGTAATTATGAAAGTTTTCTTCCCCAGGCCCCTTCTTCAAAAAACATTCAGGCTTTAGAGGACAGTATTGTATTTGTGATCTCGCATGCTGACCTTCAACTATTTTATGCAAATGTTCGTGGCGGGGAACGTTTTGGCAGGATAGCCATCGAAGCAGTTTTTGTCAAAATGCTGCAGGATATCAGTTCATTATATGCAGAAACACCTGAACTTCGTTACGAGCGTTTTTTGAAAAATCATGCCGATCTGCAGCAAAGGATCTCCCAGTACCATATCGCCTCATTTGTTGGGGTTAAACCGCAATCACTCAGCCGTATCCGCAAAAGGATTTTTACACAATTCTGA
- a CDS encoding NIPSNAP family protein, whose protein sequence is MEQLRIYTLADKETAAQYFTANWARHRINLPKFGFAVKGVWIGNTPGIANQVIALVSFPDDADVNEMTERYLKSPEFAADTADFDRNKITNVETKILRAAS, encoded by the coding sequence ATGGAACAATTAAGAATTTATACGCTTGCTGATAAAGAAACAGCTGCTCAGTACTTTACAGCAAATTGGGCCAGGCACAGGATAAACCTTCCGAAGTTTGGCTTCGCTGTCAAAGGTGTTTGGATCGGCAATACCCCCGGCATCGCTAACCAGGTTATCGCCCTCGTATCTTTTCCAGACGATGCCGATGTGAATGAAATGACCGAACGCTATTTGAAAAGCCCGGAGTTTGCCGCCGATACGGCAGACTTTGACAGAAACAAAATTACCAACGTAGAAACCAAAATTTTAAGGGCTGCAAGCTAA
- a CDS encoding DUF4267 domain-containing protein has product MTTKISYAIAFLLGLGMVFLGARFFFSPEVATAAFGIRFNANGDYAFHHIKGIRDIFSGILLCALVLMKERRALGVMLFVATIIPVSDMLTVLSKSYTGLQQAMPHIVATIICSVVGILLFTAKPQTKSL; this is encoded by the coding sequence ATGACAACAAAAATCTCTTATGCAATCGCATTTTTACTGGGCCTGGGAATGGTATTCCTCGGAGCCCGCTTTTTTTTCTCTCCCGAAGTAGCAACAGCCGCTTTCGGCATCCGCTTTAACGCCAATGGCGATTACGCCTTTCATCACATTAAAGGTATCAGGGATATATTTTCCGGGATCCTGTTATGCGCATTGGTCCTGATGAAGGAGCGCCGTGCCCTTGGCGTAATGCTATTTGTAGCCACGATCATCCCGGTATCAGATATGCTGACTGTACTTAGTAAAAGCTATACCGGTTTGCAGCAAGCGATGCCACATATTGTAGCAACCATCATTTGTTCGGTTGTTGGCATCCTGTTATTTACGGCAAAACCTCAAACAAAATCACTATAA
- a CDS encoding molybdopterin-dependent oxidoreductase yields the protein MKRKLLMNRRQAILTGLTSAGALLLSGCLKKAPPTYGNILRMGDDLTYIAQRGLLSQRALAMEYQKNEITSFPVTDIGDPADPASKKAYSKAYQQLQLDNFKDFTLVIEGCVATPRKYSIDELKKLGARTQITRHTCEEGWSAIAEWTGVPLSALLKDAGILKTARYVALYGFDNYAESIDMLDAFHPQTILAHTMNGEDLPARNGAPLRLRVETQLGYKNVKFLQRIVVTDKFTDPGPDITSGWSWYTGI from the coding sequence ATGAAAAGAAAACTACTGATGAACCGCCGCCAGGCTATTTTAACAGGACTTACCTCTGCTGGTGCGCTTTTGCTTTCGGGCTGCCTTAAAAAAGCACCGCCCACCTACGGCAATATTTTGCGGATGGGCGACGATTTAACCTACATTGCCCAGCGCGGCCTGCTTTCGCAGCGGGCCCTGGCTATGGAGTATCAAAAAAACGAGATAACCAGCTTCCCGGTAACCGATATTGGCGACCCTGCCGATCCGGCGAGCAAAAAAGCCTACAGCAAAGCTTATCAGCAACTGCAACTTGATAACTTTAAAGATTTTACGCTTGTTATAGAAGGCTGCGTGGCCACACCGCGTAAGTATTCAATAGATGAGCTCAAAAAACTGGGTGCGCGAACCCAAATAACCCGGCACACCTGCGAGGAAGGCTGGAGCGCCATTGCCGAATGGACAGGCGTACCGCTAAGCGCCCTACTAAAAGATGCCGGCATTTTAAAAACCGCACGTTATGTAGCCCTATACGGCTTCGACAACTATGCCGAAAGCATTGATATGCTTGATGCATTTCATCCGCAAACCATACTGGCCCATACCATGAACGGCGAAGACCTACCTGCGCGTAACGGCGCGCCCTTACGCCTGAGGGTAGAAACGCAGCTGGGCTACAAAAACGTTAAATTTTTGCAGCGCATTGTGGTGACTGATAAATTTACTGATCCGGGGCCCGATATTACTTCAGGATGGTCGTGGTATACCGGCATCTGA
- a CDS encoding cytochrome b/b6 domain-containing protein has protein sequence MNLSQSSKTEVVQHKRWVKGAHFIITLSFLALTVSGFVILMSHPRLYWGKAGNDLTPALFELPISRNYHHGGWDKSVRFKHVTGQQISAARTYDIFNENGWGRSTHFLAAWFMVLTGIIYFIAGLYSGHFWHNLVPRRREFGLKLLWRDVAAHLRRHMQYTGKYGLLQKITYLSVIFLLFPVVILTGFAMSPAITASYPFLLKIFFGHQSARTIHFFAAVLLLLFLLVHVVMVIRSGFKRNIWAITFGR, from the coding sequence ATGAACTTATCGCAAAGCTCTAAAACCGAAGTTGTACAACACAAACGCTGGGTTAAAGGCGCGCACTTTATTATCACCCTAAGTTTTTTGGCGCTTACGGTTAGTGGTTTTGTTATCCTGATGTCGCACCCCAGGCTTTACTGGGGCAAGGCAGGTAACGACCTGACCCCGGCACTGTTTGAACTGCCGATAAGCCGCAACTACCACCATGGCGGCTGGGATAAAAGCGTACGGTTTAAGCACGTAACCGGCCAACAGATAAGTGCGGCCCGCACTTACGATATTTTTAATGAAAATGGCTGGGGGCGTAGCACGCACTTTTTGGCTGCATGGTTCATGGTATTAACCGGCATCATCTATTTTATAGCAGGGCTTTACAGCGGGCATTTTTGGCATAACCTGGTGCCGCGCCGCCGCGAATTTGGTTTAAAGCTACTTTGGCGCGATGTTGCCGCACATTTGCGCAGGCACATGCAATACACGGGCAAATATGGGCTACTGCAAAAGATCACCTATCTATCAGTTATCTTTTTACTGTTCCCGGTGGTTATTTTAACCGGCTTTGCCATGTCGCCGGCTATTACCGCGTCGTATCCATTTTTGCTGAAAATATTCTTCGGCCATCAATCGGCGCGCACTATCCACTTTTTTGCGGCGGTTTTACTTTTGCTGTTTTTGCTGGTACATGTGGTTATGGTGATCAGGTCGGGCTTTAAACGAAATATTTGGGCAATAACTTTTGGCAGGTAG
- a CDS encoding alpha-L-fucosidase, protein MIYKRKITIKVTGLLLILLSHSFAVKSQQMGDAEKKSMEKGTIYTALKGAGQGVSGPGSNLPPEKMQWWEDQKFGMFIHWGLYAIPATGEWTMFNQKIPAEEYARLAGQFDPKHFSAAEWARVAKEAGMKYMVMVSRHHDGFALWNSPSSYRHFDSWETAAHRDFVKEYTDACRKAGLHVGIYYSPLDWRFPGYFDPKGLPDNAALLKKQTYGQVEELMKNYGKIDILWYDGGWLAHKGSDADAAWFWEPLKLNAMVRSYNPDVVINPRSGMVGDFQTDEGGADVKGPIIPFPWEKCLNLNSTSWGYNRAQQLMPLKQIIDMLVNTVDRGGNMLLNVGPDPDGVIPRTHVERLKEVGQWLAKNGEGIYQTRPGPFQPVDDFYGATYRGNKIYIHLLKIPEGTAVIKLPPTRQIITACTVLHGEQVKFQQDATGITLDLATMQLDSLVTTLVLKTKDR, encoded by the coding sequence ATGATATACAAACGAAAAATAACGATTAAGGTGACCGGCCTGTTGTTAATACTATTGAGCCATTCTTTTGCCGTAAAGAGCCAGCAGATGGGCGACGCAGAAAAAAAATCAATGGAGAAAGGAACGATCTACACTGCATTAAAGGGTGCAGGGCAAGGCGTATCCGGTCCGGGTTCCAATCTTCCGCCCGAAAAGATGCAATGGTGGGAAGATCAGAAATTTGGAATGTTCATACATTGGGGCTTATATGCAATTCCGGCCACAGGCGAATGGACCATGTTTAATCAAAAAATACCGGCTGAGGAATATGCCAGACTTGCCGGTCAGTTTGATCCGAAACACTTCAGCGCTGCGGAATGGGCAAGGGTAGCCAAAGAAGCCGGAATGAAATATATGGTAATGGTTTCCAGGCACCATGATGGTTTTGCGCTTTGGAACAGCCCGTCGAGTTACCGGCATTTTGATAGTTGGGAAACTGCCGCTCACCGCGATTTTGTAAAAGAGTACACCGATGCATGCCGTAAGGCGGGCCTCCATGTAGGGATCTATTACTCGCCGCTGGATTGGCGCTTTCCTGGTTATTTCGACCCTAAGGGACTTCCTGACAATGCCGCGCTGCTTAAGAAACAAACCTATGGGCAGGTAGAAGAGTTAATGAAAAATTATGGCAAAATAGATATTTTGTGGTACGATGGCGGCTGGTTGGCACATAAGGGTAGCGATGCGGATGCAGCCTGGTTTTGGGAACCCTTAAAACTTAATGCAATGGTACGTAGCTATAACCCGGATGTGGTTATTAACCCAAGATCGGGAATGGTTGGAGATTTCCAGACCGACGAAGGCGGCGCGGATGTTAAAGGGCCGATTATTCCTTTTCCATGGGAAAAATGCCTCAACCTCAATTCAACAAGCTGGGGGTATAATAGAGCTCAGCAACTGATGCCCTTGAAACAGATTATAGATATGCTTGTTAATACGGTTGACCGCGGGGGAAATATGTTATTAAATGTTGGACCAGACCCGGATGGTGTCATTCCTCGTACTCATGTGGAGCGTCTGAAAGAAGTGGGGCAGTGGTTAGCCAAAAATGGCGAAGGTATATATCAAACGCGTCCGGGGCCGTTTCAACCCGTTGATGATTTTTATGGAGCTACGTACAGAGGTAATAAAATATATATCCACCTGCTGAAAATTCCGGAGGGAACTGCTGTTATTAAATTACCACCAACCAGGCAGATTATTACAGCGTGTACGGTTCTGCATGGTGAACAAGTTAAATTTCAACAGGACGCGACAGGCATCACCCTTGACCTGGCTACAATGCAATTAGATTCACTGGTAACCACCCTGGTATTAAAAACAAAAGACAGATAA
- a CDS encoding LamG-like jellyroll fold domain-containing protein, with amino-acid sequence MKKYFPLLIALIAIALFNACSKKHDPVPVELKTISLGRDTLTLVAGQTYQLNLAVTPTDYDQSLLRLSSSDTTVLTVTNKGKIVAIKAGIAIVKATNDKQTISVTCLVNVVPKTIIDSLKVGLLAYFAFNNSGVDSSGNANHGMVYNISSVPNRFGTANSAYYFNGTTSYIKVKDNQSLRLNNTDITLNSWVKLDVYNASYGVNLLSKRISGVDNGWAWGITGYSIATQGIVTYGPGGGSAFARGTAIIGLNQWHMVTTVYNLTKQQISIYVDGVLDNVTYGLPSPNANITTDLYIGKDNPEVPTNGYYVQGALDEIRIYKRALTLNEIKKLYNLTY; translated from the coding sequence GTGAAAAAATACTTCCCACTTTTAATTGCGTTAATTGCTATTGCACTGTTTAATGCGTGTTCGAAAAAACACGATCCCGTGCCGGTTGAATTAAAAACTATAAGCCTCGGCCGGGATACCCTGACTCTTGTTGCAGGACAAACTTATCAACTTAATTTAGCGGTTACACCTACAGATTATGATCAATCGCTGCTTCGTTTATCGTCGTCGGATACTACTGTTTTAACGGTGACTAACAAGGGCAAAATTGTTGCGATAAAAGCGGGAATTGCCATTGTTAAAGCTACCAATGATAAACAAACCATATCTGTAACATGCCTTGTGAATGTAGTTCCAAAAACCATTATAGATAGCTTAAAAGTGGGCTTGCTTGCATACTTTGCTTTTAATAACAGTGGTGTTGACTCATCCGGCAATGCCAACCATGGGATGGTTTACAATATTAGTTCGGTCCCAAACCGGTTTGGAACAGCAAATAGCGCTTATTATTTTAATGGCACAACAAGTTACATCAAGGTAAAAGATAATCAGTCGCTTAGATTGAACAATACCGATATTACCTTAAATAGCTGGGTCAAATTAGATGTTTATAATGCTTCTTATGGTGTCAATTTATTATCTAAACGTATTTCCGGAGTTGACAATGGATGGGCCTGGGGCATAACGGGCTATTCAATAGCCACTCAAGGCATCGTTACATATGGCCCGGGCGGCGGAAGCGCATTTGCCAGGGGTACAGCCATTATTGGTTTAAACCAATGGCACATGGTTACTACCGTGTATAATTTAACAAAACAACAAATAAGCATATATGTGGATGGTGTGTTAGACAATGTCACTTACGGCCTGCCTTCTCCTAATGCCAACATAACAACTGACTTGTATATCGGCAAGGACAATCCAGAAGTACCAACTAACGGCTATTATGTACAGGGAGCTTTAGACGAAATTCGAATCTATAAAAGGGCTCTTACATTGAATGAAATAAAAAAGCTATACAACCTGACATATTAA
- a CDS encoding DUF4249 domain-containing protein, producing the protein MHSTIKYMIPALFAIALCSCEKAINLTLKDTTPQYVVEGVLTNETGGCKVTLSQTKNFTDNNDIVGIDGAQVTITDDNTVYPLTASGGGIYKNSTLKGAYGHIYKLNVLVAGKTFASTCAMPALVPLDSIYLVKSDFGNNKDGSIRKYVTVKYHDPVANKNYYRFVQYVNNRKEESVLLDNDEFTNGQEVNTRLNFDNNNDDPARDIRPGNQVTIEMQSIDPAVYKYFFSLTAGATGDGNNAAPANPLSNVTGGALGYFSVHPISRKTLTAP; encoded by the coding sequence ATGCACAGTACCATAAAATATATGATACCCGCCCTGTTTGCCATAGCGTTATGCTCGTGCGAAAAGGCCATTAACCTGACACTGAAAGATACCACGCCCCAATATGTTGTTGAAGGTGTACTTACCAACGAAACCGGCGGATGCAAGGTAACGCTAAGCCAAACCAAAAACTTTACCGATAATAACGATATAGTAGGTATTGATGGCGCACAGGTAACCATAACCGACGATAATACCGTTTATCCGCTTACCGCATCGGGTGGCGGCATTTATAAAAACAGCACCCTGAAAGGGGCCTATGGCCATATTTACAAACTGAATGTGCTTGTTGCCGGCAAAACATTCGCATCAACCTGCGCCATGCCCGCATTGGTACCACTGGATAGTATTTACCTGGTAAAAAGCGATTTTGGTAACAATAAGGATGGCTCCATACGTAAATATGTAACCGTGAAATACCATGATCCTGTGGCTAACAAAAACTACTACCGTTTTGTGCAATATGTAAACAATCGCAAAGAAGAATCGGTACTGCTGGATAACGATGAATTTACCAACGGCCAGGAAGTAAACACCCGCCTTAATTTCGACAACAATAATGACGACCCGGCCCGCGACATCCGCCCGGGTAACCAGGTTACCATCGAGATGCAAAGCATCGACCCGGCCGTGTATAAATACTTTTTCAGCCTTACAGCCGGCGCCACCGGCGATGGCAATAACGCCGCCCCGGCCAACCCGCTTAGCAACGTTACCGGCGGCGCGTTAGGCTATTTCAGCGTGCACCCAATTTCAAGGAAAACCCTAACCGCGCCGTAA
- a CDS encoding TonB-dependent receptor, with protein sequence MNKTKPTWLSMLICAVLQIPILFRTSFCAIVLLVSSQQVYAQGPLDKTLTISINNEPVKQALDKITAACGVRFTYNQTVAQSPAKISIHAKKQPLGDVLKQAFASAPFSFSVLDQDVMIKYDAAKIKKLPAAVAGGKFILSGTVKSKQSGETIIGATIRVPDASQGTSSNEYGFYSITLPAGSHQLAISAVGQKSTFVQVNLTANQQLNISMDNNEQALQEVTISAKAPGTRDLASPQMGVEHLSVQETKNIPVLLGERDIIKTIQLLPGIKSAGEGSGGFYVRGGASDQNLILLDEAPVYNASHLLGFFSTFNSDAIKNISIYKGDMPAQYGGRLSSVLDIKMNEGNNQKFGVSGGVGLIAARINVEGPIQKNKSSFLISARRTYADAFLAFSKDSIAKKSQLYFYDINAKANYILGDRDRIFLSGYFGKDVLKASDIAGINWGNTTGTLRWNHIFNSQLFSNTSVIYSDYDYKINIKEDVNQFQIFSQIKDLNLKEDLQYYAGDKNTISFGFNAIYHTIKPGEISSTGNSGIISQSLQNRYALENSLYATNTWKASDRFSLTYGVRLSAFTILGQGDYYTFDADGNITGTKHYSTGQAVKTYVNPEPRIAAAYSLNDYSSVKASYARNAQNLHLISNSNSGSPTDKWVASTNVIKPELADQFSVGYYRDFGDHKYEFTFETYYKKMQNQVDYRNGANIFTNQPIETQLLYGKGRAYGAEVLLKKKTGRLTGWVSYTLAKTERQIDGINNNQWYNARQDRTHDLAIVAMYKATEKWTLSANFIYYTGDAVTFPNGKYQVDGANYYYYTSRNADRMPAYNRLDLGATRQLKKSSKFESDLTFSLYNALGNHNAYRIYFRNNKDDASRTEAVRTTLFTFVPSITYNFKF encoded by the coding sequence ATGAATAAAACCAAACCCACATGGTTATCCATGTTGATTTGCGCTGTACTGCAAATACCTATCCTGTTCCGAACGTCGTTCTGCGCCATCGTTTTACTTGTATCAAGCCAACAGGTTTATGCACAAGGGCCGTTGGATAAAACCTTAACCATCAGCATAAATAATGAACCTGTTAAACAGGCTTTAGATAAAATAACCGCTGCCTGCGGCGTTAGGTTTACCTATAACCAAACCGTTGCCCAAAGCCCCGCAAAAATCAGCATCCATGCCAAAAAACAGCCTTTGGGCGATGTATTAAAGCAAGCTTTTGCATCGGCCCCCTTCAGCTTTTCGGTGCTGGACCAGGACGTTATGATTAAATATGATGCGGCTAAAATAAAAAAGTTGCCGGCCGCCGTGGCAGGCGGCAAATTCATCCTAAGCGGTACCGTTAAATCAAAACAAAGCGGCGAAACCATTATTGGCGCCACCATCAGGGTTCCCGATGCCAGCCAGGGCACCTCGAGCAACGAGTACGGCTTTTACTCCATTACCCTGCCGGCCGGTAGCCATCAGCTGGCTATCAGCGCTGTTGGCCAAAAAAGCACTTTCGTGCAGGTGAACCTGACAGCCAACCAGCAGCTTAACATCAGCATGGATAATAACGAACAGGCGTTGCAGGAGGTTACCATCAGCGCCAAGGCACCCGGCACCCGCGATTTGGCCAGCCCGCAAATGGGGGTTGAACATTTAAGCGTACAGGAAACCAAAAATATCCCTGTGTTGCTGGGCGAACGCGATATCATTAAAACCATACAGCTGTTGCCTGGCATCAAATCGGCCGGCGAAGGCAGCGGCGGCTTTTATGTGCGTGGCGGCGCATCTGATCAAAACCTGATACTGCTGGATGAAGCGCCTGTTTACAACGCATCGCACCTGCTGGGTTTCTTCTCAACCTTTAACTCCGATGCCATCAAAAACATCAGCATTTATAAGGGCGATATGCCGGCCCAATACGGCGGCAGGCTATCATCCGTGCTGGATATTAAAATGAACGAGGGTAACAACCAAAAGTTTGGCGTAAGCGGCGGTGTTGGGCTGATAGCCGCCAGGATTAACGTGGAAGGCCCCATCCAAAAAAATAAATCATCGTTCCTTATCTCGGCCCGCCGTACTTATGCGGATGCTTTCCTGGCTTTCTCTAAAGATTCTATCGCCAAAAAAAGTCAGCTGTATTTTTATGATATCAACGCCAAGGCCAATTATATTTTGGGCGATAGGGACAGGATTTTCTTATCCGGGTACTTTGGTAAAGATGTATTGAAGGCCAGCGATATAGCAGGTATTAACTGGGGCAACACCACCGGCACCCTCCGTTGGAACCACATTTTTAACAGCCAGCTATTTTCAAACACCTCGGTTATTTACAGCGACTATGATTACAAGATCAATATTAAGGAGGATGTAAACCAGTTCCAGATTTTCTCGCAGATAAAAGACCTTAACCTGAAGGAAGACCTGCAATACTATGCCGGCGATAAAAATACCATCAGCTTTGGTTTTAATGCCATTTACCATACCATTAAGCCCGGCGAAATTTCATCCACCGGCAACTCGGGTATAATATCGCAGAGCCTGCAAAACAGGTACGCGCTTGAAAATTCGCTGTATGCTACCAATACCTGGAAAGCATCTGATCGTTTTAGTCTTACTTATGGCGTACGCCTGTCGGCCTTTACCATCCTGGGACAGGGCGATTATTATACCTTTGATGCCGATGGCAATATCACGGGCACAAAACACTACTCCACAGGGCAGGCGGTTAAAACCTATGTTAACCCCGAGCCACGCATCGCTGCAGCCTATTCGCTCAATGATTATAGTTCGGTAAAGGCTTCGTATGCACGTAACGCGCAAAATTTGCACCTTATCTCCAACTCCAACTCTGGTTCGCCAACAGATAAATGGGTGGCCAGCACCAACGTTATTAAACCCGAACTGGCCGACCAGTTTTCGGTAGGCTATTACCGCGATTTCGGCGACCATAAATATGAGTTCACCTTTGAAACTTATTATAAAAAAATGCAAAACCAGGTTGATTACCGTAACGGCGCCAATATTTTTACCAACCAGCCTATTGAAACCCAGCTGCTTTACGGCAAAGGCCGTGCTTATGGCGCCGAGGTGCTGCTTAAAAAGAAAACCGGCCGCTTAACCGGCTGGGTAAGCTATACCCTGGCCAAAACCGAACGGCAGATAGATGGCATTAACAACAACCAATGGTACAATGCCCGGCAAGACCGTACGCACGACCTGGCCATTGTAGCCATGTATAAAGCCACCGAAAAGTGGACCCTATCGGCCAATTTCATATACTACACCGGTGATGCGGTAACTTTCCCCAACGGCAAGTACCAGGTAGATGGGGCCAATTACTATTACTACACCAGCCGTAATGCCGACAGGATGCCTGCCTATAACAGGCTTGACCTTGGCGCCACCCGCCAGCTAAAAAAGAGCAGCAAATTTGAATCGGATTTAACTTTTAGCCTGTACAATGCACTGGGCAACCACAACGCTTACCGCATTTATTTCCGCAATAATAAAGACGATGCCAGCCGCACCGAAGCTGTGAGGACCACCCTGTTCACCTTTGTGCCTTCCATCACCTATAACTTTAAATTTTAA
- a CDS encoding FecR family protein, with amino-acid sequence MENNAYDIKELAHKLENGTITPEEMAWFEQWYQRFNDEEVLLTGSRHSGTNELKDSIFNRIASQMEAPAQPKRKVISLWRNVAAAAAIVLLVAFAAFYKNAILDIVDPVKQVDLTSKAGEHRQISLPDGTLVWLSPSTRISYPDNFRGAQRLVKLDGEAFFDVKHDANHPFIIQSGAIKTVVLGTSFNVTAYKDAKTAEVTVVSGKVGVLTSASGKNQRQIMTARQRAVFNKTDGLLVKENYPDAAKFLGQRNGNYDFEGASMQTVADELGRQYGVQINVDPRIANSLYYGHLNTTRLIGTELDLLCTVMDNTRWQKVGNQYYIREIIAKH; translated from the coding sequence ATGGAAAACAACGCCTACGATATTAAAGAGCTTGCCCATAAACTTGAAAACGGAACCATTACTCCCGAAGAAATGGCCTGGTTTGAGCAATGGTACCAGCGGTTTAATGATGAAGAAGTACTGCTCACGGGCAGCAGGCACTCCGGCACCAATGAACTTAAGGATAGTATTTTTAATCGTATTGCATCGCAAATGGAAGCGCCTGCGCAACCAAAACGTAAGGTAATTTCCTTATGGCGTAACGTAGCTGCAGCAGCGGCTATAGTGTTATTGGTTGCCTTTGCGGCCTTTTACAAAAACGCTATCCTGGATATTGTCGATCCGGTAAAACAGGTGGATTTAACGAGCAAAGCAGGCGAGCACAGGCAAATCAGTTTGCCCGATGGTACCCTGGTGTGGCTAAGCCCGTCGACCCGCATCAGCTACCCGGATAATTTCAGGGGTGCGCAGCGTTTAGTAAAACTGGATGGCGAAGCATTTTTTGATGTAAAGCACGATGCCAATCATCCGTTTATCATTCAATCTGGTGCCATCAAAACCGTGGTGCTGGGTACCAGCTTTAACGTAACGGCTTATAAGGATGCAAAAACGGCCGAAGTTACGGTGGTAAGCGGCAAGGTGGGCGTGCTCACATCGGCAAGCGGCAAAAACCAACGGCAAATCATGACAGCCAGGCAAAGGGCGGTATTCAACAAAACAGATGGCTTGCTGGTGAAAGAAAACTATCCCGATGCCGCAAAATTCCTTGGCCAGCGTAATGGTAATTACGATTTTGAAGGCGCATCAATGCAAACCGTTGCTGATGAACTTGGCAGGCAGTATGGCGTGCAGATAAATGTTGACCCACGCATAGCCAATAGTTTATACTACGGGCACTTAAACACTACACGCCTCATCGGCACCGAGCTTGATTTGCTTTGTACCGTAATGGACAACACCCGCTGGCAAAAAGTGGGCAACCAATATTACATCCGGGAAATTATAGCTAAACATTAA